From the Lolium rigidum isolate FL_2022 chromosome 2, APGP_CSIRO_Lrig_0.1, whole genome shotgun sequence genome, one window contains:
- the LOC124686332 gene encoding scopoletin glucosyltransferase-like, with the protein MATSDEPRQQPLHILFFPFFAAGHLIPVADMAALFAARGARCTILTTPVNADTIRPAVDRANLHGTDSTSAVEISLMPFPDVGLPPGVENVTALATLQVDYRANFMQAMQLFREPFDRFLADNHPVDAVVSDSFFTWSADAAVEHGVPRLVFFGSSLFARSCNECLLRNSPLETTTTSPEDNDGGRLVSLPGLPHRVEMRQSQMMDPGNHLWEFFQSNNAADQRSFGEVFNSFQELEPDYVEHFRATLGRRAWLVGPVALGTKANALPPGGGADSCLRWLDTKPAGSVVYVSFGTVSSFSPAELREIARSLDISGRNFVWVIGGAAATVDDWSEWMPEGFIELTADVDDSRGFIIRGWAPQRLILNHPALAGFMTHCGWNSILEAVSAGVPMVTWPRYADHFFNEKLVVEVLKVGVSIGAKDYASSLEAHEVIAGELIARSITRLMGDSQLEGDAIRKKADELGVKARSAVEKDGSSYNDVGRLLDELMARRRCAAGAPRGGEEVRAADGS; encoded by the exons ATGGCTACCAGCGATGAGCCGCGGCAGCAACCGCTGCACATccttttcttccccttcttcgcgGCCGGACACCTCATCCCGGTCGCCGACATGGCGGCGCTATTCGCCGCTCGCGGCGCGAGGTGCACCATCCTCACCACGCCCGTCAACGCCGACACCATCCGTCCGGCTGTCGACCGCGCCAATCTCCACGGCACCGACTCCACCTCGGCGGTCGAGATCTCCCTCATGCCTTTCCCCGACGTGGGGCTCCCGCCGGGCGTCGAGAACGTGACGGCCTTGGCGACGTTGCAGGTAGACTACAGGGCCAACTTCATGCAGGCGATGCAGCTGTTCCGCGAGCCCTTCGACCGGTTCCTGGCCGACAACcaccccgtcgacgccgtcgtgtcCGACAGCTTCTTCACCTGGTCCGCGGACGCCGCTGTGGAGCACGGCGTCCCGCGGCTCGTCTTCTTTGGTAGCAGCCTGTTCGCGCGTTCCTGCAACGAGTGCTTGCTTCGCAACAGCCCGCTGGAGACCACGACAACTTCCCCCGAAGACAACGACGGCGGACGGCTCGTCTCCCTGCCGGGGCTGCCGCACCGTGTTGAGATGCGGCAGAGCCAGATGATGGACCCCGGGAATCACTTGTGGGAGTTCTTCCAGAGCAACAACGCAGCCGACCAGAGGAGCTTCGGCGAGGTGTTCAACAGCTTCCAGGAGCTGGAGCCGGACTACGTGGAGCACTTCCGCGCGACGCTCGGCCGCCGCGCGTGGCTCGTCGGGCCGGTCGCGCTCGGCACCAAGGCGAATGCACTCCCGCCAGGAGGCGGCGCGGACAGCTGCCTCCGGTGGCTAGACACGAAGCCGGCCGGCTCGGTGGTATACGTCTCCTTCGGCACGGTAAGCAGTTTCTCCCCTGCGGAGCTGCGCGAGATCGCCCGCAGCCTTGACATCTCGGGCAGGAACTTCGTGTGGGTCATCGGTGGTGCAGCGGCCACGGTCGACGACTGGTCGGAGTGGATGCCTGAAGGCTTCATTGAGCTGACGGCAGACGTCGACGACAGCCGCGGCTTCATCATCCGAGGCTGGGCGCCGCAGAGGCTCATTCTGAACCACCCAGCCCTCGCCGGGTTCATGACGCACTGCGGCTGGAACTCGATACTGGAGGCCGTCAGCGCCGGCGTGCCGATGGTCACGTGGCCACGGTACGCGGACCAT TTCTTCAACGAGAAGCTCGTCGTGGAGGTGCTCAAGGTGGGTGTCAGCATCGGTGCCAAGGACTACGCCTCATCTCTGGAGGCCcatgaggtgatcgccggcgagctGATCGCTCGATCCATCACGAGGCTGATGGGCGACAGCCAGCTGGAAGGAGATGCTATACGGAAGAAGGCTGATGAACTAGGTGTCAAGGCGAGGAGCGCGGTGGAGAAGGACGGGTCTTCGTACAACGATGTCGGACGGCTGTTGGACGAGTTGATGGcccgccgccggtgcgccgccggtGCTCCGCGCGGTGGAGAAGAGGTCCGGGCAGCAGATGGA